A window of Paenibacillus polygoni contains these coding sequences:
- a CDS encoding chitinase N-terminal domain-containing protein, whose amino-acid sequence METIRKKNLGSRFFKYVVAAALALSVQTGWSADITPTAQAESAQDPAPYIQAKVVNENAGKRVLFDNTHAQTAGAADWVIDGGFSDFGNALASDGYYVKELRKSTPITLTDLSDYDVFVVAEPNIPFKQSEQMAMEQYVDQGGSIFFIGDHYNADRNKNRWDGSESINGYRRGAYTDPAKGMSTEEKNSAAMQGVVSSDWLADNFGVRFRYNALGDITANNIVAPSQSFGITEGVSKVAMHAGSTLAIIDPTKAKGIVYLPKTNAAWGNAVDQGVYNGGGIEEGPYVAVAKAGLGKAAFIGDSSPVEDATPKYVREENGSKKTTYDGFKEQDDGVLLVNLVNWLSEDEDYSDFTEVDGLALDQPTPLLPFEVPAASTEPQSEPWSQPAAGYKWWDSSTFKAGSYGSTAATPSSPQYNFVHQNQLPNSEVFQIRVVVNNLAPNSTVTGYSAGIYTTGGTQVAKIQNADLSWPSAYGYSQTFSLTANSKGIATKDITVQIKPGTTGAANLRLRLNGNNLVTNPVTIANVPAEPLPDGEGQAPEITLSTISEARTKSEGAQVMVEGVVTTQPGSFGGQAFYIQDDTAGIYVYQTQSGFKIGDKVRVKAALTVYNTELELDEIESIEKIGDGNVPSTKPVVSLGDDTQGQLVQLNNVTIENLVSASPAGSFEFDAVGEQKSHVRIDARTGITVDNFPYKAGDKVNLTGISAIFRGVYQLKPRGLSDITLAESTEPETPEEPSEPVLAEGVPGQAVLTSNNGHDNGLQDGSYEITMNLWWGNNATEYKLYENGTLIDTQKISDRTPERQSAVTSITGKANGTYTYKSELTNSYGTSASTSVVVVVTDANPGKAILSHDNWDQDGNYKVEMNLWWGTNATSYRLYENRELIDTQSLSAQTPNAQRAVSAITNRSQGTYEYYAELVNDSGKTVTDKVIVVVK is encoded by the coding sequence ATGGAGACAATACGGAAGAAGAATCTTGGCAGCCGCTTTTTTAAATATGTGGTGGCAGCCGCATTAGCACTGTCTGTTCAGACTGGATGGTCAGCTGACATTACGCCTACTGCTCAAGCAGAGAGCGCACAAGATCCCGCACCCTATATTCAAGCTAAAGTAGTTAATGAAAATGCGGGTAAGAGAGTATTGTTCGACAATACCCATGCACAAACGGCAGGAGCGGCGGATTGGGTCATTGATGGAGGATTCTCCGATTTCGGCAATGCGCTTGCTTCAGATGGTTATTATGTAAAAGAACTCCGTAAGTCTACTCCAATCACGCTGACAGATCTCTCCGATTATGATGTTTTTGTCGTAGCAGAGCCGAATATACCCTTTAAACAAAGCGAACAAATGGCAATGGAGCAATATGTGGATCAAGGTGGAAGTATCTTTTTCATTGGTGATCATTATAATGCGGACCGGAACAAAAACCGCTGGGACGGTTCTGAGTCCATTAATGGATACCGCAGAGGGGCTTATACAGACCCAGCAAAAGGGATGAGTACTGAAGAGAAAAATTCAGCAGCGATGCAAGGTGTTGTCAGTTCGGACTGGCTTGCTGATAACTTTGGTGTAAGATTCCGTTACAATGCGCTGGGTGATATCACGGCGAACAATATCGTTGCTCCTAGTCAATCATTTGGGATAACCGAAGGGGTATCGAAGGTAGCCATGCATGCGGGCTCGACACTCGCCATTATCGATCCAACAAAAGCCAAAGGGATTGTATATTTACCAAAGACAAATGCAGCTTGGGGCAATGCCGTCGACCAAGGTGTATATAACGGAGGCGGAATAGAAGAAGGTCCTTATGTGGCTGTAGCAAAAGCCGGTCTTGGTAAAGCAGCCTTCATCGGCGATTCTTCCCCAGTCGAGGATGCAACTCCTAAGTACGTTCGTGAGGAAAATGGCAGTAAAAAAACGACGTATGATGGTTTTAAAGAACAAGATGATGGGGTTCTCTTGGTTAATCTAGTAAACTGGCTTTCCGAAGATGAGGATTATTCTGATTTTACGGAAGTAGATGGTCTTGCACTTGATCAGCCAACACCTTTGCTGCCGTTTGAGGTGCCCGCTGCTTCTACAGAACCTCAGTCAGAACCATGGTCTCAGCCTGCTGCCGGTTATAAATGGTGGGATTCATCTACGTTTAAAGCAGGTTCTTATGGTAGTACCGCAGCAACTCCTTCAAGCCCACAGTATAATTTTGTGCATCAAAACCAGCTTCCTAACAGCGAAGTTTTCCAAATCCGTGTGGTCGTGAATAATCTTGCGCCAAACAGTACGGTAACTGGGTATAGTGCAGGTATCTATACGACAGGCGGAACACAAGTTGCCAAAATTCAAAATGCAGACCTGTCCTGGCCAAGTGCTTATGGTTATAGTCAGACATTCAGCTTGACGGCGAATAGTAAAGGCATAGCAACAAAGGACATTACTGTACAGATAAAACCAGGTACAACCGGAGCAGCGAATTTGAGGCTCAGACTAAACGGTAATAATCTGGTGACAAACCCAGTTACAATCGCAAATGTTCCTGCAGAGCCGCTTCCTGATGGGGAAGGTCAGGCTCCTGAAATTACACTGTCAACGATTAGTGAAGCGAGAACGAAAAGCGAGGGAGCTCAGGTTATGGTCGAAGGCGTAGTGACGACACAGCCGGGCAGCTTTGGGGGACAAGCATTTTATATACAGGATGATACCGCTGGGATCTATGTGTATCAAACGCAAAGTGGATTCAAGATCGGGGATAAGGTAAGGGTAAAGGCGGCTTTAACCGTATATAATACAGAACTTGAACTTGATGAGATTGAATCCATTGAAAAAATAGGTGACGGTAATGTTCCTAGTACGAAACCCGTAGTTTCTTTAGGGGATGACACACAAGGTCAGCTGGTACAACTGAATAACGTTACCATTGAAAACTTGGTTAGTGCGTCTCCTGCAGGATCCTTTGAATTTGATGCCGTAGGGGAGCAAAAAAGTCATGTGAGGATTGATGCTCGTACGGGAATCACGGTGGACAACTTTCCTTATAAAGCCGGAGATAAAGTGAATCTGACAGGCATATCTGCTATTTTTCGCGGGGTATATCAGTTAAAACCTAGAGGACTCAGTGATATTACACTTGCGGAAAGTACAGAGCCTGAAACACCTGAAGAACCGAGTGAACCTGTTCTTGCTGAAGGTGTGCCCGGACAAGCAGTACTAACGAGCAATAACGGCCATGACAATGGACTACAGGATGGAAGTTATGAGATTACGATGAACTTGTGGTGGGGAAATAACGCGACCGAATACAAATTATACGAGAATGGAACGCTTATCGATACCCAAAAAATCAGTGATCGTACGCCGGAAAGACAGTCTGCAGTAACATCGATTACTGGAAAAGCAAACGGAACTTATACCTATAAGAGCGAACTGACTAACAGCTACGGTACGAGCGCGTCCACTTCCGTTGTCGTTGTAGTAACGGATGCCAATCCAGGAAAAGCCATACTTTCTCATGATAACTGGGATCAAGACGGTAACTACAAGGTGGAAATGAATCTATGGTGGGGCACAAACGCAACTTCTTACCGTTTATATGAGAATCGCGAGCTTATTGATACCCAGTCTTTAAGTGCACAGACGCCGAATGCCCAGCGCGCAGTGTCTGCCATAACGAATCGTTCCCAAGGAACATATGAGTATTATGCAGAGCTTGTGAATGATTCAGGAAAAACAGTAACTGATAAAGTAATCGTTGTTGTAAAATAG
- a CDS encoding ABC transporter ATP-binding protein — protein MSTSTLRIEQLNKVFHAPAGDVIALHQIDLQVRKGEFLTMIGPSGCGKSTLLKIIAGLDTSYEGKVLLNEQPITGPSIQKGFIFQEPRLFPWLNVEKNIAGNLSLKKPDVRKKVSELIELVRLEGFEQSYPRELSGGMAQRVAIARALLREPDVLLLDEPFGALDAFTRSHMQEVLLDIWQRNRTTMIFVTHDLDEAVFLGERVVIMNPRPGQIRSIQPIDLPFPRKRTGSSFQELRAKVLREFEKGEEPEFDAGAGI, from the coding sequence ATGTCAACCAGTACACTGCGGATCGAGCAGCTGAATAAAGTCTTTCATGCACCAGCAGGAGACGTTATAGCGCTCCATCAGATTGATCTTCAAGTCCGCAAAGGAGAATTCCTAACCATGATTGGCCCGAGCGGATGCGGTAAAAGTACACTGCTCAAAATCATTGCAGGTCTAGACACTTCATATGAAGGTAAAGTCTTGCTGAATGAACAGCCCATCACGGGACCTAGTATTCAAAAAGGATTTATATTTCAAGAGCCGCGCTTATTTCCTTGGTTGAATGTAGAGAAGAACATTGCCGGAAATTTATCACTGAAAAAACCGGATGTTCGCAAAAAGGTATCTGAACTAATCGAACTGGTTCGTTTAGAAGGGTTTGAACAATCTTACCCGAGGGAGCTATCCGGAGGCATGGCGCAGCGCGTGGCAATTGCAAGAGCACTGCTTCGTGAGCCAGACGTGCTTTTGCTTGATGAACCTTTTGGAGCCCTGGATGCTTTTACAAGATCGCATATGCAGGAAGTTCTTTTGGATATCTGGCAGAGAAACCGCACCACGATGATCTTCGTTACTCATGATCTTGATGAAGCTGTGTTCCTGGGAGAAAGAGTTGTCATTATGAATCCGAGACCTGGCCAGATCCGGTCCATTCAGCCTATTGATTTACCTTTCCCGCGGAAAAGAACGGGATCTTCATTTCAAGAACTTAGAGCAAAAGTGCTGCGAGAATTTGAAAAAGGAGAAGAACCTGAATTCGACGCGGGAGCAGGCATATAA
- a CDS encoding aliphatic sulfonate ABC transporter substrate-binding protein: MNKRFWSFTLLLVALLAIAGCAKDTEQNSGAGGSKDSVVRIGVQGSGGLFGKAREEQWFEKEFAKHGVTVEWAEFQSGPPMTEAMASNRLDFAGLGNMPIIAAQAADISFKVISQTLEGKNNVAIIVPADSPAQSISDLKGKKVAVTKGSNAFNFLYRGLDAEGISASDVEVIQLQPDETQPAFESGSVDAWATWDPYITLNTLTGKAKILTDGEKLGILSPSFNIVRKEFADKNPDLVTLYLKVLNDALTWENEHKDEAIQRYADERGIPVDVIQGTFDRARQINIPASDAIIEEQQKTADFQYEQKIIRKKIEVKSVFDNQYIEKALQP, encoded by the coding sequence ATGAATAAGAGATTCTGGTCTTTTACATTATTATTGGTGGCTTTACTCGCGATTGCGGGCTGTGCAAAAGATACAGAACAGAACAGCGGAGCAGGAGGAAGCAAAGATTCAGTCGTTCGGATCGGAGTTCAAGGCAGCGGGGGGTTATTCGGGAAAGCACGCGAAGAACAGTGGTTCGAGAAAGAATTCGCTAAACATGGAGTTACCGTAGAATGGGCTGAATTCCAAAGCGGTCCTCCGATGACAGAGGCCATGGCCTCAAATCGACTTGATTTTGCGGGACTTGGGAACATGCCGATTATTGCAGCACAGGCAGCCGACATTTCTTTTAAAGTCATTTCTCAAACCCTAGAGGGAAAAAATAATGTGGCTATTATTGTGCCCGCGGATAGTCCAGCTCAGTCGATCAGTGACCTAAAAGGTAAGAAAGTGGCCGTTACCAAAGGAAGCAACGCATTTAACTTTTTGTATAGAGGTCTAGATGCTGAAGGTATCTCCGCCTCTGATGTAGAGGTCATTCAGCTTCAGCCAGACGAAACTCAGCCTGCATTTGAATCAGGAAGCGTTGATGCTTGGGCAACTTGGGATCCTTATATCACGCTAAACACACTGACAGGCAAAGCAAAAATTCTAACCGATGGCGAAAAGCTAGGAATTTTATCTCCCTCTTTTAATATCGTACGCAAAGAATTTGCTGACAAAAACCCAGATCTCGTTACCCTTTATTTAAAAGTGCTGAATGACGCACTCACTTGGGAGAATGAGCATAAAGACGAGGCTATTCAGAGATACGCGGATGAGCGGGGCATTCCGGTCGATGTGATCCAAGGTACTTTTGACCGAGCGAGACAAATTAATATACCCGCCAGTGATGCGATTATAGAAGAACAGCAGAAAACAGCGGATTTTCAATATGAGCAAAAAATAATTCGCAAAAAAATTGAGGTAAAGAGCGTATTTGATAATCAGTATATCGAAAAAGCACTGCAGCCATAA
- a CDS encoding ABC transporter permease, with the protein MLQNSVSKLAKKREGPREWLRKKDQRWKIRWINIALGSSVPIILIIIWQVAGSLGLLNPVLLPTPVVIWNELVAMTLSGELVSNLGISAGRAFLGFILGGGLGLAAGVWVGFSYKAERLVDPSLQMLRTLPHLAIAPLFILWFGFGETSKILLIAKGAFFPLYVNTFLGIRSVDNKLFDVARVLEFSRWELIWKLIVPAALPNIFLGIRLSIGVAWLGLVVAELMGSSSGIGYIINDARSFSLTSVVFVGIIVFAVVGKLSDSFIRWLEHRMLSWQDSYKGGGR; encoded by the coding sequence ATGCTTCAAAACAGTGTCAGTAAATTAGCAAAGAAGCGGGAGGGCCCCCGCGAGTGGCTTCGGAAGAAAGACCAAAGGTGGAAAATAAGGTGGATTAACATTGCTTTGGGTTCGTCCGTACCAATAATCCTGATTATAATTTGGCAGGTTGCGGGTTCGCTAGGCTTACTTAACCCCGTTCTTCTCCCTACACCCGTTGTCATCTGGAATGAACTAGTTGCCATGACTCTATCGGGTGAATTAGTTTCAAACCTCGGCATTTCAGCAGGGAGAGCCTTTCTTGGATTTATTCTAGGAGGAGGACTAGGACTTGCCGCAGGAGTGTGGGTTGGTTTTTCTTACAAAGCGGAGCGGCTGGTTGATCCTTCTCTTCAAATGCTGCGGACGCTTCCCCATCTAGCAATCGCCCCCTTGTTTATTTTATGGTTCGGCTTTGGGGAAACTTCCAAAATTTTATTGATTGCAAAAGGAGCCTTCTTCCCGCTCTACGTCAATACGTTTCTTGGGATCCGTTCGGTAGACAACAAACTATTTGATGTAGCCCGAGTCCTGGAATTCAGCAGATGGGAGCTGATCTGGAAGCTGATTGTACCGGCAGCACTGCCTAATATTTTTCTCGGTATCCGTTTATCCATCGGGGTTGCATGGCTTGGACTCGTAGTGGCCGAACTTATGGGTTCGAGTTCCGGTATTGGATACATCATTAATGATGCTAGGTCATTCTCTTTAACATCGGTTGTGTTCGTCGGTATTATCGTGTTTGCGGTCGTTGGGAAATTGTCTGATTCCTTCATCAGATGGCTCGAACATCGCATGCTTTCCTGGCAAGACAGTTACAAGGGAGGTGGAAGATAG
- a CDS encoding ABC transporter permease, with protein MVKADSTPRKQFRSKDWLDHIPAPLHAWVLPILLVAVWQAAGSLELIAPNLLPTPIAISKQFISLVQSGTLWEHFTISTFRALSGFLIGGLTGLFLGLFTGLGKMAERTLDPSVQMLRTIPLLSLIPLFILWFGIGEFSKILMISLGAFFPVYVNTFLGIRSVDVKLYDVSRIFEYSKLQLLTRLILPAALPNILLGVRLALGVAWLVLVVAEMMGTSSGIGYMIQDARAYSQTDIVFVGIIIFAIIGKLSDSIVRMLESRLLRWRETYKG; from the coding sequence ATAGTGAAAGCTGATTCCACTCCGAGGAAGCAGTTCCGCTCTAAGGACTGGCTTGATCACATTCCTGCTCCTCTTCATGCATGGGTGCTTCCGATCCTGCTTGTAGCCGTATGGCAGGCAGCGGGCAGTCTCGAACTCATTGCACCTAATTTGCTCCCGACTCCAATTGCGATAAGTAAGCAGTTTATCAGTCTGGTACAAAGCGGTACGCTTTGGGAGCATTTCACGATTAGTACATTTCGTGCTTTATCAGGGTTTTTAATAGGTGGACTTACCGGATTGTTTCTTGGACTATTTACGGGACTCGGGAAAATGGCAGAACGAACACTAGACCCTTCCGTTCAGATGCTGCGGACCATTCCGCTGTTATCACTCATCCCGTTATTCATCCTTTGGTTTGGAATTGGGGAATTTTCGAAAATATTAATGATTTCTTTAGGCGCTTTTTTTCCAGTGTATGTGAATACCTTTCTTGGGATTCGAAGTGTGGATGTCAAGCTGTATGATGTATCCCGGATTTTTGAGTACTCTAAATTGCAGCTGCTGACCCGTTTAATCCTGCCGGCAGCACTTCCTAACATTCTGTTAGGTGTTCGGTTAGCACTTGGCGTAGCGTGGCTGGTACTAGTGGTCGCAGAGATGATGGGAACAAGCAGCGGGATCGGATATATGATTCAAGATGCTAGAGCGTACTCGCAAACAGATATCGTTTTTGTAGGCATTATTATTTTCGCCATTATCGGAAAACTCTCTGATTCCATCGTTCGTATGCTGGAGTCAAGACTTCTTCGCTGGAGAGAGACTTATAAAGGCTAG
- a CDS encoding LLM class flavin-dependent oxidoreductase, which yields MRQRNEQMHLGAFIYYTGHHHAGWRHPDSGVEQLFDIEMYKKIAQTAERGKFDMMFFADLLYVREVEYAASGMLDPITLLSALSMVTERIGLTATVSTTYNEPYNVARKFASLDYISGGRAGWNIVTSQLDLEAHNYGRPEHPEHALRYEMASEFTGAVTSLWDTWEDDALVLDRENGKFADGSKVKEADFKGKFYSTKGPLNVPRPPQGYPVLIQAGSSEPGQAFAAQYGEVIFTAQQSIKAAKRFYQQLNEKLVQSGRKKGTLKIMPGLSPILGATEEEAQRKYQELQNLIPAETAILALSGFLQYDLSGYPADGPLPTDIPDPVAASNGMKSRVKLFLEMAYEDNLSILDLGRKILSTRGHMQFVGTPEQLADLMEEWFDSYACDGFNIMPPVLPGDLEDFVNLAIPVLQKRGLFREEYTGSTLREHLGLERPELGHFKPKHELSAGV from the coding sequence ATGAGACAAAGAAATGAACAGATGCATTTAGGCGCTTTTATTTATTATACAGGACATCATCATGCAGGCTGGAGACATCCAGATTCAGGTGTGGAACAACTGTTTGATATTGAAATGTACAAAAAAATAGCACAGACAGCCGAACGAGGAAAGTTTGATATGATGTTTTTTGCTGATCTGCTTTACGTAAGGGAAGTGGAGTATGCCGCTTCTGGTATGCTTGATCCGATTACTTTACTGTCTGCGTTATCCATGGTTACAGAGCGAATTGGTCTCACGGCTACCGTGTCAACGACGTATAATGAACCTTATAATGTAGCACGTAAATTTGCTTCCCTTGATTATATCAGCGGAGGGCGAGCAGGGTGGAATATTGTAACTTCTCAATTAGATTTAGAAGCTCATAACTATGGCAGACCTGAACATCCAGAGCATGCACTTCGGTATGAGATGGCAAGTGAATTTACGGGTGCAGTAACTTCATTATGGGACACATGGGAAGACGATGCGCTTGTACTTGATCGTGAGAACGGAAAATTTGCCGATGGATCAAAAGTGAAAGAAGCCGATTTTAAAGGGAAATTCTATTCGACCAAAGGACCGCTCAATGTACCGCGTCCACCGCAAGGATATCCAGTGCTCATTCAGGCAGGTTCTTCCGAACCAGGGCAAGCTTTTGCTGCTCAGTACGGGGAAGTGATCTTTACGGCACAGCAATCAATTAAAGCAGCAAAGCGTTTCTATCAGCAACTAAATGAGAAATTGGTGCAGAGTGGACGTAAAAAAGGTACGCTGAAAATTATGCCGGGCCTTTCACCTATTCTAGGAGCAACAGAAGAAGAAGCACAAAGAAAATATCAGGAACTTCAGAACCTGATCCCTGCAGAAACTGCGATTTTGGCGCTGTCTGGTTTCCTTCAATATGATCTGAGCGGCTACCCAGCAGATGGTCCACTGCCTACTGATATTCCTGATCCGGTAGCTGCTTCAAATGGAATGAAGAGCCGAGTGAAATTGTTCTTGGAAATGGCTTATGAGGACAATTTATCTATCCTTGATTTGGGTAGAAAGATACTGAGTACACGCGGACATATGCAGTTTGTGGGAACACCTGAGCAGCTGGCAGATCTGATGGAAGAATGGTTTGATTCCTATGCTTGCGATGGCTTTAATATTATGCCGCCCGTACTTCCAGGAGACCTAGAAGATTTCGTGAATCTGGCTATTCCTGTTCTGCAAAAACGAGGTTTATTTAGAGAAGAATATACAGGCTCTACGCTAAGAGAGCATCTTGGTCTAGAACGTCCTGAACTTGGACATTTTAAGCCAAAGCATGAGCTGAGTGCAGGAGTGTAA
- a CDS encoding EamA family transporter, translating into MFQLLKNSMYVFLGACSFGILSTVIKLGYEKGFTFGQLTLGQFGTGWLLLFILMLLFSRKKVSFKQSLRLAGVGTCTCLTGISYYLSLESIPASIAVVLLFQFTWIGVLIEAIVTRKRPSTATMVSVFLLLIGTFLAGGIIGVESLELNLKGTLFGLAAAVTMALFVFFSGRVEVHISPLTRSFYTSIGSLLLLLTILTPKVILEVSFADGYFLYGLILGTFGVVLPVLLFALGAPKISTGLATILGAGELPVAVIASVCILQEDVSIIQWIGIIIILFGIVYPQIFGRNVGHHEKTAVQL; encoded by the coding sequence TTGTTTCAATTATTGAAGAATTCCATGTATGTATTTTTAGGAGCGTGTTCATTCGGCATCTTGTCCACCGTCATTAAACTGGGATATGAAAAAGGATTCACGTTTGGGCAACTGACACTTGGACAATTTGGGACGGGGTGGTTGTTGTTGTTTATTCTGATGCTCCTATTCTCTAGGAAAAAAGTGAGTTTTAAACAGAGTCTTCGTCTTGCTGGAGTTGGCACCTGTACCTGTCTGACAGGAATCTCTTATTATCTGTCATTAGAAAGTATACCCGCGTCAATTGCGGTCGTACTCCTATTTCAATTTACATGGATCGGTGTCCTCATTGAGGCGATCGTAACTAGGAAGCGGCCATCCACGGCTACGATGGTGTCTGTGTTTCTATTGCTTATAGGAACCTTCCTTGCCGGAGGGATTATAGGCGTTGAATCACTTGAACTAAATCTAAAGGGTACGTTATTCGGTCTAGCTGCTGCCGTGACGATGGCTCTCTTTGTTTTCTTCAGCGGCAGAGTAGAAGTACATATTTCACCGCTTACGAGAAGTTTTTATACTTCGATAGGCAGTTTACTTTTGCTTCTCACGATTCTGACACCCAAAGTAATACTTGAAGTATCGTTTGCTGACGGGTACTTTTTGTATGGACTTATATTGGGGACTTTTGGAGTAGTGTTACCTGTATTACTATTTGCCCTCGGAGCACCGAAAATAAGTACGGGACTTGCCACTATTCTAGGGGCAGGAGAACTGCCCGTTGCTGTGATTGCCTCCGTCTGCATATTGCAAGAGGATGTATCCATTATTCAATGGATCGGAATCATCATTATTTTATTCGGTATCGTATATCCTCAAATTTTCGGCAGAAATGTGGGGCACCATGAAAAGACGGCAGTTCAATTGTAA
- a CDS encoding iron-hydroxamate ABC transporter substrate-binding protein: MRKKKLMTLLSSLLVVSAFLSACGTNEDTPNHTTPNSNTNAEVPATDAQNTSQDRTLTDAVGHEVVIPANPQRIIASYLEDHLVALGVKPVAQWSVANGIQEYLQTEIKDVPTISYDLPFEEVASFEPDLIIMDSADMAAGEKYDQYSKIAATYVIGSEENNDWREELLKIGEILGKDKEAQQVLDDYDATAAEAKEKLAEAVPGESAAAIWLVQKQFYMVSQDLSSGTVMYDDLGLAVPEVVQEISTTGTGNWLPVSLEKLAELDADHLFLINSDSDTGSEALKDDLWKNIPAVKNGNVYEFGKDTSWLYTGAVANSQMIDNILDSLVK, encoded by the coding sequence ATGAGAAAGAAAAAACTAATGACTTTACTGTCGAGCTTGCTCGTCGTATCCGCTTTTTTATCCGCTTGCGGAACGAATGAAGATACTCCTAATCATACCACACCGAATTCGAATACAAATGCAGAAGTACCTGCAACCGATGCTCAAAATACCTCTCAAGATCGTACATTAACGGATGCCGTAGGACATGAAGTGGTTATTCCAGCTAACCCGCAGCGAATTATCGCTTCTTACCTTGAAGATCATCTCGTTGCGCTTGGTGTAAAGCCGGTTGCACAGTGGTCTGTTGCGAACGGAATCCAAGAATATCTCCAAACGGAAATAAAAGATGTACCAACCATCTCTTATGATCTGCCATTTGAAGAAGTGGCGAGCTTTGAACCAGACCTGATCATCATGGATTCTGCGGATATGGCTGCTGGGGAGAAATACGATCAGTACTCCAAGATTGCAGCCACGTATGTAATCGGTAGTGAAGAGAACAATGACTGGAGAGAAGAACTCCTGAAGATTGGAGAAATTTTAGGTAAGGATAAAGAAGCACAGCAAGTACTTGATGATTATGATGCGACAGCAGCCGAAGCAAAAGAAAAACTCGCTGAAGCTGTACCAGGTGAATCCGCTGCTGCAATCTGGCTAGTACAAAAACAGTTCTATATGGTTAGCCAAGACCTATCCAGCGGTACAGTAATGTATGATGACCTGGGACTTGCTGTTCCAGAAGTAGTCCAAGAGATTTCAACTACTGGTACAGGTAACTGGCTTCCTGTTTCCCTAGAGAAACTTGCAGAACTTGATGCTGACCACCTCTTCCTCATCAACAGTGACTCCGACACAGGTAGTGAAGCATTAAAAGATGATCTATGGAAGAATATCCCGGCTGTGAAAAACGGAAATGTATATGAATTTGGTAAAGATACCAGCTGGCTGTATACAGGCGCCGTGGCGAACTCCCAAATGATCGATAATATACTTGACAGCCTTGTTAAGTAA
- a CDS encoding NUDIX hydrolase: MTPHFVLVASVSIVRHGELLMIEEKKLGEAGQWNFPSGKVEYGEPILGAALREVKEETGMVVKLTSTTGVYNFISPTNDQVILFHFMGEIIGGSLQLEEECITDYKWTKPNHLLEMDLSRLRNGQILKQITENIIKEQFYPLSIVYE; this comes from the coding sequence ATGACACCTCATTTTGTACTGGTAGCCAGTGTTTCGATTGTAAGACATGGTGAACTGCTAATGATCGAAGAGAAAAAGCTAGGGGAAGCAGGGCAATGGAACTTTCCATCGGGAAAAGTAGAATACGGTGAACCCATACTCGGTGCTGCACTGCGTGAAGTAAAAGAGGAAACAGGTATGGTTGTAAAACTTACTTCTACAACAGGTGTTTATAACTTTATAAGCCCAACGAATGACCAAGTGATCTTGTTTCATTTTATGGGAGAGATCATCGGTGGTTCGTTGCAACTTGAAGAAGAATGTATTACAGATTATAAGTGGACTAAACCAAATCATCTTTTAGAGATGGATCTGAGTCGGTTGCGTAATGGGCAGATTTTGAAACAAATTACCGAAAATATAATCAAGGAGCAATTCTATCCGCTTTCGATCGTATATGAATAA
- a CDS encoding AAA family ATPase, with translation MNDLLNPYFLRELQLLPDSQREPLTYPFNIAAIRNLRTLTFHPKVTYIVGENGMGKSTLLEAIAIASGFNPEGGTRNFQFATRETHSNLHERIRLIRGGAKPRDGFFFRAESYYNVASYIDTLDEEGGFGPPLKNSYGGKSLHEQSHGESFFSAFLNRFGGYGLYILDEPEAALSPIRQMSMLARIHELVKSKSQLIISTHSPILMAYPDSIIYQLTEQGTCKVRLEETDHYVVMKQFMNHKESMLSELFDGE, from the coding sequence ATGAATGATTTATTGAATCCATACTTTTTAAGAGAACTCCAGCTGTTGCCTGACAGTCAACGCGAACCTTTAACCTACCCATTTAACATCGCAGCGATTCGTAACCTGAGAACATTGACATTCCATCCTAAAGTAACTTATATCGTAGGGGAAAATGGGATGGGAAAATCGACTCTACTTGAGGCCATCGCCATTGCATCTGGATTTAATCCCGAAGGCGGAACCCGTAACTTTCAGTTTGCTACAAGAGAAACACATTCTAATCTGCATGAACGAATCAGACTCATTAGAGGAGGGGCTAAACCAAGAGATGGTTTTTTCTTTCGAGCCGAAAGTTATTATAATGTGGCTTCCTACATAGATACTTTAGATGAAGAAGGGGGTTTTGGTCCTCCTCTCAAAAATTCGTATGGCGGAAAATCATTACATGAGCAGTCGCATGGGGAATCGTTTTTTTCTGCTTTTCTGAATCGATTTGGTGGATATGGTCTTTATATTCTAGACGAGCCAGAAGCAGCATTGTCACCAATCCGGCAAATGTCCATGCTTGCCCGTATTCATGAGCTTGTAAAAAGCAAAAGTCAGCTCATTATTTCGACCCATTCTCCTATACTTATGGCTTACCCGGACAGTATCATCTATCAACTAACCGAGCAGGGCACCTGCAAGGTTAGGCTCGAAGAGACAGATCATTATGTCGTGATGAAACAGTTTATGAATCACAAAGAAAGTATGCTGAGTGAGTTATTTGATGGAGAGTAA